The sequence TAAACATCACACTTCTCGGTCACCTTCATTGTATAGGCAAGCTCTGTAACAAAGAAAATGGACGTGaaatttatttctttatttactTCAGCAAAATGGTACCaataacaataaattataagggtTTGAGTTGAATCATATACCTGGAGAAACGTATCCGAAGGTTCCTGCAAGTGAAGTCCAATTGGATgaatctggcttcaaaatcctcgCCGTACCAAAATCAGAAATTCGAGCATCATATTCAGAGTCCAACAAAATGTTTTACTAGATATGTCCCTGTGAACTATGGCTGGAACGCAGTCGTGGTGCATGTAAGCAAGTGCATCAGCTGTTCCCTTGATGAATCTTACCCTCTTTATCCAATCGAATTCCAAAGCTTGTTCCCCATCGCATAAAACATTTTTCAGACTTCCCCTTTCCATGAACTCATAAACCAAAAATGAGattttactttgaagattaaaacaATAACCGAAAAGTTTCACAATGTTTCGATGCCGGATTTCTGTCAATACCTGAACTTCACTTTCAAATGACTTAAGATCGTATATCTCATAATCTTCATCCGAGGAGTGAAGTTTCTTCACAGCAACAACCTGACCTGTTGATAGCTCTGCTTTGTAAACGCTCCCATATCCACCCGTTCCAATGCAAAATTTAGCATCAAAATTCTTGGTTGCTTCAATTATGTGTTCAAACACTATTTTCCCATCGTAATTCCAAATCGAAAATAAATTTCTTCCGGTATTGCTACCACTAGGTTGATTTCCAGTCACAAGATTTCTTACCGATCTTTTTCGAAGGCGAAACAAAATGGTGAAGAGTATGAATAAAAGAAACAACGAACTAAGGAATGGAAGTAGGATCACGAGCAAAAGCTTATGCTTGTCTTGTTTTTTCCGTATCATAACCAAAGAATTGCATGGTTTTAAACCTCGAGAATTATTACCACATAACCCTTTGTTATTCTTCAATGAATCGACTGGAGCATCTTCAAAGGCCTTGATATCCGGAAGAGGACCACTCAACTCATTGTATGAAACATTGACAGTGGTTAAGCTGAACATTTGATCAAGTGAAGCTGGAATAGATCCGGAAAGCTTGTTGTGAGATAAATCGAGTGTTATCAGTTTGCTTAGTTTTTCTAGAGATGATGGTATCTCTCCGCTGAACTCATTGTAACTAAGATCTAACAAAATCTGTAACGACTCCAAGTTTCCGATCTGGGGTGGGATGCTATCATTAAAATTGTTTGAGCTCAAATTCAAAGATAGTAAGTTAGAACACTCCCCTAATTGTTTGGGTATTGATCCGATGAGTTTATTATTTGACAAGTCGAGATATTGCAGGATGGATAACATTCCAATTTCAGAGGATAAACTACCGGAAAGTCGGTTATGATGCAAAATCAACTTGCTCAATGAAGACAGTTTAAACAACTCCTTAGGAATTTCCCCAACTAATTTATTTGAATGAATATAAAGTTCAGCTAAATTCTTCAACTTTCCAATTTCAGAAGGTATTCTGCCTGTGATATTGTTCATTGAGAAAGATAACATTGTCAAATTTTGACAATCCCCCCAGTCTTTTGAGAGTTCACCATACAACATATTGTAATTCACAGCAAATATCTCCAGATGCGGATATACGTGAAACGCCTCTGTTATATTTAAAAGAGATTATTTCCCTTATTGGCCTGATTTCCGGTCAAGATATTATTCTCTGTAGTTAATGACTTTCATATGATAATAATATATATTGAGAATCCGATTAAGGGATTACTCAAGGAAGTTTATTCTTCCATTAATATTATCTATCAGTTAATTACGTTCAAGCCCGAGAGTTCTAATGCTGGTGCAATTTCTAAGGCTTCGTGGTATAGGACCCGTGAAATGGTTATTTCCTACCAGAAACTTTTCAAGTGTTCCTCTTTGACAAACGTTTTGGGGTAAAAAACCAGAGAACTTGTTCTCCATCAAACTCAACACTTTCAACTGTGTTAGGTTGTTAATTCCTATTGGTAACGAGCCACTTAATTGATTTCCAAAAAGATCTAAAATAGTCAAAATTTTCAAGTTACACACAGAAGCAGGGATTGGACCATTGAGTTTATTAACGTTCAAATATAAGGTTGTAAGAGACCTTAGCCTTCCTATATCTCGAGGTATGATGCCAAAAAGGTTATTAGAAGAAAATGATAAATAGGTCAAATTTGTTAAATTGCATATTGAAGGAGGGATTGAACCGATGAGATTGTTTGTGGACAAATCAAACATGGTGAGAGAGTGTAGCCTTCCTAAATCTTGAGGAATGAGTCCGGAGAGTTGGTTATCCCATATGTAAAGAACCTCTAACCTATTTAAATCTGTTAAAGAAGTGGGGATTGAACCATtgagattgtttttgtacaaagCCAAGATAGTAAGAGACCTTAGCCTTCCTATATCTCCAGGTATGATGCCAGAAAGGTTGTTTGTGTGAAGGGAAAGATATTCCAACCTACTCAGATTGGTTAAAGAGGTGGGGATTGAACCACTGAGATTATTACCGTGCAAATTTAAGAGGGTAAGAAAACTCACCCTTCCGATATCTCGAGGAATGATACCTGAGATTTGATTTCTATAAATtgataatctagtcaatttagtCAGCTTGCATATAGAAGTGGGGATCGAACTGGTTAGATTGTTTTGGTACAACaatagtaaagagagaaaatATAAATTGCCAATTTCTTGAGGGATGGATCCAGTAATTTGATTTTGAGAAAGGTCTAACAAACGAAGATTTGTGAGAAAACCTATTTCTGGTGGAATAGGTCCAGAAAATTCATTGACAGAAAGATCTAGGTGGGTGAGTTTTGGAAGATTGCTAATTTGGGATGGAATGGCTCCGAAGAGTTTGTTTTGGCTCAAGTTAAGACTAATCAAATTGGGAAAAGATGAAAAGTCGAAAATATAGAGCGTACCTTGTAAACCCAAACCTGTTACATTCAATTCTGCGACGTTTCCCTCATTGTTACAAGTGATTCCATACCACTTGCATGGAGTCGTGCTACTCCAAGTAGAATTCATCTTCCAAGAAGAGAGGAGAGAATGATTTTGTTCACAAGGCttgatttccatttcaaaagATCATCTACTTCTTGTTCTACACCTACTACTTGTAAGTGTTGTTTattaaaagttgaagaaaaagaagaaccatCAGCAGAAACAACAATGCTGTAAGATGATAACAGTAATGCCAACACTAGTAAAATATGAGTGGAAAGTTTTACTCGTTGAGACATTTTGAATAAAGAGGAAAGAATTTTAGTTTATGGCTGATGATCCACTAATGAAGCACAAGGGGTTCTTATAATAAATTCATGTTTTATTTGATTCGGAAGACTTTTTTCCAGTCAACTGATATTTTTATTTTGGAAAAATATGCCTGCTCCATCTACCTATCTGGGAAGGTGTTTTTGATGGGTATGAATATGGTCCTCAGTTTGCCCTTCTGCTCAGGTCTCTTGCTTCATTTGGCCTACAGACTCACATGATAAGGCTTTGTGTGGTTGAATATAATTAATAAACAACAACTATAACAATCTGCCCTTCTTCTCAGGTATCTTGCTTCATTTAGACAAAAAGACTTCGAGTAATTACTTTCACCTATTCTACAACTACTATTACTTTCTGGACTCTTTCACAACTATTTTGTCTGGTATCTTAGATTCCCTTATTCTGTTAATTATAGTATGCCGAAGTGTTAAGGGACATAATTACATGTTTTATTTTCAAGCCCTTGTGGTCAGAGGAAACCTCAACAAGAACGGATCTATATTGCCACCACAATTGGGTCTATGAGAATACAAATGCTAATTACGGTTTACCATAAATAAGGTCACCAGAGAAGTTAGTCAGTGTTAATCCACACATGACTAGAATAACACAAATGATTTATTATTTCTCCACCCGTAAATTAAGTAACGGtggagaaatcaaggattttttgaGAGAGGGCATTAGTGAGTTAAAGGGAAGCACTATTGGTTCTTCAAGATATTCAGGCAGTCAATAGAGGCACACCATAAAAAACTAGATTTCTTTAAGAAATTATATTACTTGAGTATAGCATATGGTCTAATGGCATTACATCAGATTGAGATCCTATTTTGATGATTGTAGATTTGAGTGATTTCCATGGCGAGTGTAGATGTAATCCCACCAAAATATCAGTGGTTGTTTTACTGTTATTATTGGTTTTAACAGTTAACTATACCACTTATctataatagataaatatcaatgaCTGGTACCGACAATCAGGATTTTGAGTAATTACCCTAACAATAGAAGAAAGTAAGAGTTCATGCACCAATTCTAAACATTTACCTTAATTCATCAAATCACCAGAGAGGTCAGTAATGAATGTTGGAGCAGCTGAAATGGATGGCCTCTCTGGTATACTCTGATACGTGAAAATATAGTCATTTGTCAGAATTTAGCAACGAAAATTTAACATAGAGGTTATTAGGTGAGAAAAAAGGGAATTACTACTAATGCTTACCAAAGGTGGGAGGACTTTCAAGGTATTCAGGCATTTTACCTTTAAGACCCTTCTCTGCTCTCCCCAAAACACATGAATCTCCAATACCATGCCAGAACAATTGTAATCAAACACTATATGCTATTAGCAATTGAACAAAAATTTCAGCAACATATTTAGTAGATCGTCTGATTGAATTACATGAGATTTAGATCGTAGTATAATGATTTCACATGAATCACCCGTTATCCCATCTTTTTCTTCAATAATTTTATGAGCCTCAGTTGCCTCCAACATATATTTTGGGTACTTTTGAAGCATATGAAATCCCTATTTTTTATATTTGACATAAAAATTTGTTtgtagattaaaaaaaaaagaaaaaaaaaagaccaggtTTGATAACATGAAAATTTGTTCACTTGCACTGTATTTTATGGATTGTTAGATTGTCTGGTTTGCCTTACTATCGTTTCAAATTCCTACACGGTTTCTTGAGGTAAGGTTTATGTCCTCATCCgtttgttgttttttcttaatATAGTGCTTCACGATCAGCGTCGAATTTACCAAAAAAAATCGAGATCCTTGACTTACAGGTCTTGTGTCATATTTTTATATATGTAACTCTTGTTTAAAACGTGGGTACCTGTCTTTTGTCACATTCTTAACTAACACCGTCAAACCGTGACTACAGCTCAATTGTAACACTGCAACTCATAACGAATACTAAACCGTGGATAAAGGTCATATTAATCCTTTTAACAATAGTAACTCTTTCCTAAACCGTGGTTAAAGGTTAATTATAACAGTGTTAAGTTCGTATAGCCTGATCAATTGTGGATAAAGTTTTTTGTGACGGTTTAGTATAAATAACTTTAGAATAAACCGTGGCTACAGATAAATTATGACAGTTTAGTAAAGGGATCCCACCACAACAGTGGCTAAAGGTCATATGTAACACTTCGTCCTACCGTGGTTACAGGTCTTTTGTCATAGTTCTGTATGAGTAACGATTCTTTGTAGCGGCTAAAGGTCATATGTAACAGTTTTGAACTAATAACAGTTTCCAGAACCGTGGTCAATATAATATTTTGCATTAGGTACTCGACTAAACCGTGGTATAGGTGAATCGTGAAAGGTTTTAATTAGTAACGACTTGTAAACAATGGTGTCACCTAATATATCAATTACCGAGACGAAAACCAAATATCAGTCAAAAACTTAAGGGGTACCTAGTATCCGTCTAACGTTTAAGGCGGATACTGGGTCCCGTAAAGTACGTTATTTTGAAGGGTATTCAGTATCCATCCCTTTGGCTTGGCTACAAGAAGTATTAGATGTGATCCCTCATCTAGACAAGCCAAAGCTTTTGGCCAGATTCTAGCCAAGAGTTGGACTACAGTGGATGCTTTTGACTATATTCTGGCCAAAGACAAGGGATGGAGAGCACCGTAGTGCTTTGCCTAAATGGTAAAAATTGTAGCTGGAGGTTAGTGATAAGTGGATAATGTTTCAAACTTGTTTGATGCGTGTGTATATGCAACACTTGATTAGAATGacatttttgatgaaaatagcaaATAGAACAGTGGATTACGTCTACTCTAGGAGGAAAAAATGGGTTTCTAATAAAGCTTAAAGACTATGACTCACCTTGGTCGCAAAGATTTTGGCATCCCATGAGTGTTTGTAGCCAAATAATATATTCACCCCATCATTTAGAGACCATAAGTTGGGCTCTTTGGCGGAAAAAATAATTCGTCTGGAGAAATGTGTGAATATCTAGGACAAAGAGGTTTCGACTTCTTCTTCTATTTAACTGGAAtaatttcctcttcttctttacttcttcttcttgttttactTCTTCTTGCTCTCCTCCTCATCCCCCTCCTTGTTCTTCCCCTATATCTTCATCCTTTCTTCCTCTTCTCCATTATTATCTCCTTCCTCTTCTTCCCTATCTTCCTCATCATTATTTTCTGTTTCAATAGCATGATcaattctatcttccatcacctCTTTATCGAAATTTTCTTATTTGACGTTATCGGGGATAACAACTTCCGATAATAATTCCCCTCCATGATTATCATTTTTAGCAGCGAGGTTTCGAAATCCAAGTGTATTCTACCACGAGGTGGAGTTCTCAAACCTTCGGCTACCGGTGGattattttttcttccttttatcctaattaatgaaaattaaattattagCAAAATAAAATATTGGGTTATCAAATATAATATATAACTAAAACAAAAACGACATTCAGTGTCAACAAATAACAATTTGGTTACTTGATATAACTTGTGTCATAACCAAACTATCAGAAAAACATTCGGTTACCAAAAATTTTACTCGAAAGAACTGAACTCTACCTTTCCTTAGAAATACAAAGTTATGTTACCTTAAAAGTTTTGCATGATCACCGAACTCTAAAGTTTGGTTACCTGTTTACTTTGGGACATAAGCGAACTCCTAAGTTCAGTTACGAAAATATTTCAAATTCAGACGAAGTGTTCTTATGGATAGGAgtcggttatcaaatctagagtCTTCTAAAATTCTCCTAGCCGAAAACCTACAGTAACTAACATTTTCAATGAACTTTGATGATTCCTACTTAATTTCTGCAACCAAAAACGAATTTAAATGAATGGGTATGACGAAAATTATCTTCGGATTTGCATGTTGCTCGAATAAGGGTTTTTTTCTCGTCTTCGAATTCCCTTTGTGATTCACCTTGTTTATCAATTTCAAATTGATTTAGGAGATTCGATAGATGTGCGGGTCCTAAACTCGCTCCAGGAACTCTTGGAGTATTCTTCGAACACatttattaaggtttttaattaattaataggTTAAATTAATGGGTTTTATTAGTGGTTCGGATTGATAGGTTATTAGCATTAATTTTAAACTTAATTAGGATGAAGAGCTAATTAGTAAAACCCACTCTTTAGGACACCCTTTATAACTAGAGGGGGTTATTCCCATCATATAAGGTCCCACCAAAAAAGGGGTGGTGCCCAAAATACCGTTCTAAAAGAACGGGACCAGCCACAACATTGTTCAATTTCATTATCCTGACCAAAAAGATTGGTTATAAAACTTCCACCAATTCTTGTTCCTAACATCTCATATGATCAGACTGGTGCTCAACCACAGATCCCAAATTACCAGGATGGTGCATTTTTGTAGATGAATACATACATGCACTGATGTAGAACACTAGCTCACCACAAATGATAAAATGACCCACTCATGATTAttaacaaaacaaacaaacaaagaatCCTTCGTACCACACAACTTTCATTCCCACATCAACATCTCTAAATATATTTTCATTGCGCAAAAGGCATACTTCATAAAGAAAAGAAGTGAAAAACACTGAAAAATCTCTGAAAAGGAAGAAACAAAAGTTACCTGCTCCTCAACGTCTTAACACAAGTTGTGTAACACAACTATACTTgatgaagaactgttgttgcCCCTCTCAGTCTTTCTGCATATAAAAAAAccagaaaaataattaaaacccATATCGGCAGCAAACATGGATTTATAAAcagaaactaaaaacaaattaatCGATTGGTTTTGTTCAACaaactaaaaaccctaaaaactgaaAACTAacagaagaataaaaaaagaagaaagtaaGGAGAAATAGAAGAGGAAACTAAAAAGTAACCAATAGATTGGCTTACTAGAGGTGGTGATGATCGATGGAGAGGTGATGGTGCTCTTGATGGAGGTGGTTCTCTGATGAgtggtggtggaggcgactgGTGAGGTGAGAGAAATGGAAAGAAGAAATGAAATTAGGGGTGAACCAGCTGAGAGTTTAGGGTTTTACATATAGACGGTTAGGATTGATTAGGGTGATACAAATCAAGGATCTATATTCATCGATTCGTCGGTTCAGTTCGGTTCGGTTTGTATGATCAAACCGTATATTGAACTGAAATATCAACGATTCTTGTGTTATGAACTGAAACTGACCGTTGAATGAACGATTCAGTTCGATTTCGATTCGGTTCATCTCAATTCGGCTCAGTTCGACTCGGTTCTGTACATTTCTTGCAACTAATTCAGAAGTAGAAGATTTATCTCTCAATAGCATACAACAGAGTTACAGTTCTTGCAACTTAAACCCCCCAGCCCAATTTTGACTGTTTAGATCCAGCCTCTAAATCTCAGGAGCATGATAGACATTTCAAAATGGTGAAATCCAGTCCACTTGCAAAATCCAGAGAGTTACAGCAAGCACTGGAATTGTTGCTTTACCTCCAAAAGATAAGTATCACAAACTCTAAACTAATGATTTGAAATGATAAAGCTTGATCTTTGACCTTACAACTCAGAAAATAAAGCGAATGATCTATAATTCCTATATGTGACTTATGAGCTAATTATATGAAG comes from Papaver somniferum cultivar HN1 unplaced genomic scaffold, ASM357369v1 unplaced-scaffold_158, whole genome shotgun sequence and encodes:
- the LOC113336991 gene encoding MDIS1-interacting receptor like kinase 2-like isoform X1 — encoded protein: MNSTWSSTTPCKWYGITCNNEGNVAELNVTGLGLQEAFHVYPHLEIFAVNYNMLYGELSKDWGDCQNLTMLSFSMNNITGRIPSEIGKLKNLAELYIHSNKLVGEIPKELFKLSSLSKLILHHNRLSGSLSSEIGMLSILQYLDLSNNKLIGSIPKQLGECSNLLSLNLSSNNFNDSIPPQIGNLESLQILLDLSYNEFSGEIPSSLEKLSKLITLDLSHNKLSGSIPASLDQMFSLTTVNVSYNELSGPLPDIKAFEDAPVDSLKNNKGLCGNNSRGLKPCNSLVMIRKKQDKHKLLLVILLPFLSSLFLLFILFTILFRLRKRSVRNLVTGNQPSGSNTGRNLFSIWNYDGKIVFEHIIEATKNFDAKFCIGTGGYGSVYKAELSTGQVVAVKKLHSSDEDYEIYDLKSFESEVQVLTEIRHRNIVKLFGYCFNLQSKISFLVYEFMERGSLKNVLCDGEQALEFDWIKRVRFIKGTADALAYMHHDCVPAIVHRDISSKTFCWTLNMMLEFLILVRRGF
- the LOC113336991 gene encoding MDIS1-interacting receptor like kinase 2-like isoform X2, encoding MNSTWSSTTPCKWYGITCNNEGNVAELNVTGLGLQEAFHVYPHLEIFAVNYNMLYGELSKDWGDCQNLTMLSFSMNNITGRIPSEIGKLKNLAELYIHSNKLVGEIPKELFKLSSLSKLILHHNRLSGSLSSEIGMLSILQYLDLSNNKLIGSIPKQLGECSNLLSLNLSSNNFNDSIPPQIGNLESLQILLDLSYNEFSGEIPSSLEKLSKLITLDLSHNKLSGSIPASLDQMFSLTTVNVSYNELSGPLPDIKAFEDAPVDSLKNNKGLCGNNSRGLKPCNSLVMIRKKQDKHKLLLVILLPFLSSLFLLFILFTILFRLRKRSVRNLVTGNQPSGSNTGRNLFSIWNYDGKIVFEHIIEATKNFDAKFCIGTGGYGSVYKAELSTGQVVAVKKLHSSDEDYEIYDLKSFESEVQGKSEKCFMRWGTSFGIRLDKEGKIHQGNS